TGCAAGCTCTGCCATTCTGTACATTCCGGTTTTTGTAAGAACCGGCATAATTCCGGCAATTACAGGAACCTCGATTTTATAGAAAAGACATCTGTCACAAAAATCATAAAAGTCCCTGTTATCAAAAAAAAGCTGGGTCACAATATAATCAGCTCCGCAATCTATCTTTTTTTTGAGATGATCCATCTCCAAAATTCTGTTTGGAGTTTCAGGATGGCCTTCTGGAAAACCTGCCACTCCAACACACATTTGAGGAAAGTTTTTCTTTATAAAATCAACAAGCTCAAAAGCATAATGGAATCCTTGCGGATGGGGCTCCCACCCTGAATTTATATCAGGTGCATCACCTCTTAAAGCCAAAATATTGTTTATGCCGATTTCACTGTAATTTTCTAAAATTTCTCTTATTTCATCTTTGGAAGCTCCAACGCAGGTCAGATGAGAAACAACGGTAATTCCTGTTTCTTTGTTTATTCTTTCAACAAGATTATGGGTTCTGTTTCTTGTAGTTCCTCCTGCCCCGTATGTTACACTTACATAACTTGGTTCAAGTTTTTTTAATTCCGAAA
This DNA window, taken from Desulforegulaceae bacterium, encodes the following:
- the metF gene encoding methylenetetrahydrofolate reductase [NAD(P)H]; protein product: MLVKDILNSVKTSFSFEFFPPKTEKGFENLFKNISELKKLEPSYVSVTYGAGGTTRNRTHNLVERINKETGITVVSHLTCVGASKDEIREILENYSEIGINNILALRGDAPDINSGWEPHPQGFHYAFELVDFIKKNFPQMCVGVAGFPEGHPETPNRILEMDHLKKKIDCGADYIVTQLFFDNRDFYDFCDRCLFYKIEVPVIAGIMPVLTKTGMYRMAELAAGARFPASLLKAVERAKDDEGVANIGIHWATEQVRDLIDNKVRGIHFYTLNKSPATVKIYHSLGAENSSSFLNHK